One window of Flavobacteriales bacterium genomic DNA carries:
- a CDS encoding T9SS type A sorting domain-containing protein → MRLLPSLSTFFLVGALSAQSPALIGYWHNWDIAGAPYISLDQIDPRYDVIEVSFAEPVFGSTSQMVFTPSATDPTTFAAQVAALRSSGHKVLISIGGANATVQLNSDAERDELTASMLGILADFGFDGIDIDLEGASISITGGTITTPIDAPMLRLIQAIEDIGDAFELNTGTPMMLTMAPETASVQGGQSAFGSIWGAYLPLIHALRDRLDILQVQLYNSGSMYGIDGAIYDQGTADFIVSQTEAVIQGFTTSGGPFNGLAPEQIAVGLPACADAAGGGYSDTATVAAALRYLHGTGPQPGSYTLAQTAGYPALRGMMTWSINWDAAGSCDGTYSFAENYERIFQGNTTAVAALSKGPALLLSPNPATDIITVRGLDQGTHAVNILDLSGRVLRTMALRWTTPSISVSDLPAGSYFLRFDADQKQRPIAFVKIP, encoded by the coding sequence ATGCGGCTGCTGCCATCCCTCTCCACCTTCTTCTTGGTCGGTGCGCTGAGCGCCCAGTCCCCAGCACTCATCGGGTACTGGCACAACTGGGACATCGCCGGTGCCCCTTACATATCCTTGGACCAGATCGATCCGCGCTACGATGTGATCGAGGTCTCATTCGCTGAACCGGTTTTCGGCTCAACGTCGCAGATGGTATTCACGCCCAGCGCGACCGATCCGACCACCTTCGCGGCGCAAGTGGCCGCTCTGCGCTCCTCCGGCCACAAAGTGCTCATCAGCATCGGAGGGGCCAATGCCACGGTGCAGTTGAACAGCGATGCCGAACGCGATGAGCTCACGGCCAGCATGCTGGGGATATTGGCCGACTTCGGCTTCGACGGGATCGACATCGACCTGGAGGGAGCTTCCATAAGCATCACCGGCGGCACGATCACCACCCCGATCGATGCGCCGATGCTGCGGCTGATCCAGGCGATCGAGGACATCGGCGATGCCTTCGAACTGAACACCGGCACTCCGATGATGTTGACCATGGCCCCGGAAACGGCCAGCGTGCAAGGTGGACAAAGTGCTTTCGGCAGCATCTGGGGCGCCTATCTCCCCTTGATCCATGCGCTGCGCGACCGCCTCGACATCCTGCAAGTGCAGCTTTACAACAGCGGCAGCATGTACGGCATCGATGGCGCCATCTACGACCAAGGCACCGCGGATTTTATCGTGAGCCAGACGGAGGCGGTGATCCAAGGCTTCACAACTTCGGGCGGACCTTTTAACGGGTTGGCGCCGGAACAGATCGCCGTGGGCCTTCCCGCTTGTGCCGATGCGGCGGGCGGCGGTTATTCGGATACGGCCACCGTTGCTGCGGCATTGCGCTACCTGCACGGCACCGGCCCGCAGCCGGGCTCCTACACGTTGGCCCAGACCGCCGGTTATCCCGCTTTGCGCGGCATGATGACCTGGAGCATCAATTGGGACGCGGCCGGAAGCTGCGACGGCACGTACAGTTTCGCGGAGAACTACGAGCGGATCTTTCAAGGCAACACCACAGCGGTGGCGGCACTTTCCAAGGGCCCGGCATTGCTGCTTTCACCGAACCCGGCCACGGACATTATTACTGTCCGCGGACTTGATCAGGGAACGCATGCGGTGAATATCCTGGACCTAAGCGGCAGGGTGCTTCGGACAATGGCATTGCGGTGGACGACTCCCTCGATCTCCGTAAGTGACCTGCCCGCAGGATCGTACTTCCTCCGGTTTGATGCGGATCAGAAACAACGGCCCATCGCGTTCGTGAAAATCCCGTAG
- a CDS encoding enoyl-CoA hydratase/isomerase family protein has product MDEAFVKTAIADGIATVTFFHPKSNSLPADILAALAKNIEQAGAEKSVRVIVLRSQGEKAFCAGASFDELMAIDDEAAGLAFFNGFALVINAIRTVPCFVIGRVQAKAVGGGVGLAAAMDVCYAHESAAVKLSELAIGIGPFVVGPAVERKIGTAAFGFMSATPAAWRTAEWAEQRGLYAEIFDKTEELDKTVAAHALELSAYSPEAMAELKRIMWRGTEDWGSLLPERAAVSGRLVLSEFTRNAIAEFKRKTAAR; this is encoded by the coding sequence ATGGACGAAGCCTTTGTGAAGACCGCGATCGCCGACGGCATTGCCACCGTCACTTTTTTTCACCCCAAGAGCAACAGCTTGCCCGCCGACATCCTTGCCGCATTGGCGAAGAACATCGAGCAGGCCGGTGCTGAGAAAAGCGTCCGCGTGATCGTACTTCGGAGCCAAGGCGAAAAAGCCTTCTGCGCCGGTGCCAGCTTTGATGAGCTGATGGCGATCGATGATGAGGCGGCCGGCTTGGCCTTCTTCAACGGCTTCGCCTTGGTGATCAATGCGATCCGCACGGTGCCCTGCTTCGTGATCGGCCGCGTGCAGGCGAAGGCCGTGGGTGGTGGCGTGGGCCTTGCCGCCGCAATGGACGTGTGCTACGCGCATGAAAGCGCCGCGGTGAAGCTGAGCGAGCTCGCCATCGGCATCGGACCGTTCGTGGTGGGCCCGGCGGTGGAACGCAAGATCGGCACGGCCGCTTTCGGCTTTATGAGCGCCACCCCTGCGGCTTGGCGCACGGCGGAATGGGCCGAACAAAGGGGCCTGTATGCCGAGATCTTCGACAAGACTGAAGAGCTGGATAAGACCGTGGCGGCCCATGCCCTTGAGCTGAGCGCATACAGCCCGGAGGCCATGGCGGAACTGAAGCGCATCATGTGGCGCGGCACCGAGGACTGGGGCAGCCTGTTGCCGGAGCGTGCGGCCGTCAGCGGCAGGCTGGTACTTTCCGAGTTCACGCGGAACGCCATCGCGGAGTTCAAGCGGAAGACGGCCGCCCGATAG
- a CDS encoding SpoIIE family protein phosphatase — translation MKKYFATTSRKVLLMLYGASLLIGVTVIFRSHRGEKEAMQEQTMARLAGVTGTLSAQLDGGRITRLLKTYDSRGMLVKNTQDAWYYVQHGDLQKSADAAGLTSPLVIVAYDAQKQELQTVVTSAERPELRNAYTGPAATEIRSYLQRNGNKPLRITRAGELIAIDAVTDAQGKVVAALVARSPLALLRTDTNAQLVREIGITGLLFAVIGLLLFRRVGRLVRHEEDERSNLQVRHDGITDSIAYAGKIQSALIPSPERFREQFDDFFVLNRPRDVVSGDFHWYHRISEHECLVAAADCTGHGLPGAMMAAIGCSLLNDLARDLQGHDPAELLGELNQRLISTLNQEGRRTGAGDGMDIALCRIDRKAKEILFAGAFRPLYWMHEGQLTVINGDRKPVGGSQHGTQRKFSVHRIAYHEGDNIYLFSDGYVDQFGGPDRKKFMAARFNEILLANHGLPMAMQAEALDRAFNEWKGTQPQLDDVCVLGIAV, via the coding sequence GTGAAGAAGTATTTCGCCACCACCTCCCGCAAGGTCCTGTTGATGCTCTATGGAGCTTCGCTGTTGATCGGTGTGACCGTCATCTTCCGTTCGCACCGGGGTGAAAAAGAGGCGATGCAGGAGCAGACCATGGCCCGGCTGGCAGGCGTTACCGGCACCCTCTCCGCGCAATTGGACGGCGGCCGCATCACACGCTTGCTGAAGACCTACGATTCACGCGGCATGCTGGTGAAGAACACCCAGGACGCCTGGTACTACGTGCAGCACGGTGACTTGCAGAAAAGCGCCGATGCCGCGGGCCTCACCTCGCCCTTGGTCATTGTGGCATACGACGCACAGAAGCAGGAATTGCAGACGGTGGTGACCTCGGCAGAGCGGCCGGAACTACGCAATGCGTACACCGGCCCGGCCGCCACGGAGATCCGCAGCTATCTCCAGCGGAACGGGAACAAGCCCTTGCGCATCACCCGGGCCGGTGAGCTGATCGCCATCGATGCGGTGACTGATGCACAAGGCAAGGTCGTTGCCGCGCTCGTGGCCCGATCACCATTGGCCTTGCTCCGCACCGACACCAACGCGCAGCTGGTCCGGGAGATCGGGATCACCGGTTTGCTGTTCGCGGTGATCGGACTCCTGCTCTTCCGCCGTGTGGGCCGCTTGGTGCGTCACGAGGAAGACGAGCGTAGCAACCTGCAGGTGCGGCACGACGGCATCACCGACAGCATCGCCTATGCGGGAAAGATCCAGTCCGCGCTGATCCCTTCACCGGAGCGCTTCCGCGAGCAGTTCGACGATTTCTTCGTGCTGAACCGCCCCCGTGACGTGGTGAGCGGCGACTTCCATTGGTACCATCGGATCAGCGAGCACGAATGCTTGGTCGCGGCCGCGGATTGCACGGGGCACGGACTTCCCGGCGCCATGATGGCCGCGATCGGATGTTCCCTGTTGAACGACCTGGCCCGGGACCTTCAGGGCCACGACCCGGCGGAACTGCTCGGCGAGCTGAACCAGCGGTTGATCAGCACGCTCAACCAGGAAGGGCGGCGTACCGGCGCCGGGGACGGCATGGACATCGCCTTGTGCCGCATCGACCGGAAAGCGAAGGAGATCCTTTTCGCCGGTGCCTTCCGCCCCTTGTACTGGATGCATGAAGGACAGCTCACGGTGATCAACGGGGACCGAAAGCCGGTTGGCGGATCACAACATGGCACCCAACGCAAATTCAGCGTACACCGCATCGCCTACCACGAAGGCGACAACATCTACCTCTTCAGCGACGGCTATGTGGACCAGTTCGGCGGGCCGGACCGGAAGAAATTCATGGCCGCGCGCTTCAACGAGATCCTCCTGGCCAACCACGGCCTGCCCATGGCCATGCAGGCCGAAGCGCTGGACCGCGCCTTCAATGAATGGAAGGGAACGCAGCCCCAGTTGGATGATGTTTGCGTGCTCGGGATCGCCGTTTAG
- a CDS encoding DUF349 domain-containing protein, with translation MATKSELIGRMEELLQQPDVERSSEAVETVKEAYEDLVAAEKAEAEARAAEAQEEEEAAAPEVVEDAEERVGPPPAAEPIVPVAAHQPIESAQLTSEDDKKFKQLLDAFNTKVNDIRRKRQKEENDNLAAKQALMTELRALIANEENIGNAFQRFTEMGDQWKHIGPIPQQSYRELQHEYSQLREEFFYHIRIYQELRDHDLRKNTALKQALVADMEAVQRVDSVREAENLVKEYQDKWHQIGPVTKEDREAVSEAFWNATRVVYDRINDHYKARRAEHETNLAAKQALVEKVAELGKQAESLSTNEWKTLTDQVLELQNAWKNIGFATKKDNERIWREFRDACNVFFDRKNAHYAAIKDQYKAVRVKKEALITEAIELKDSTAWRQTADKLKALQHQWKEAGSAGQRDEHKLWGRFREACDAFFKARSASFDQQDAEQAEHAKEKDALIAEIENFTLTGDRNADMESLKAFSGRWLNGGRISPKHYDRLSTRYRTALDKQYGQLKMNDGERRNMSFQNRVQDMATAPDGKERIEKESRFVKRKIEELEIEVRQGEENMGKFNFKSAAGAAMKKDMEGKLDRTRQEIDRLKTQHKQLRAEMRAAQPEEAASSSNEANA, from the coding sequence ATGGCAACGAAAAGCGAGTTGATCGGCCGTATGGAGGAATTGCTCCAACAGCCGGACGTGGAACGGTCGTCCGAGGCGGTCGAGACGGTGAAGGAAGCATACGAGGACCTGGTAGCAGCGGAGAAAGCCGAGGCGGAGGCCAGAGCTGCGGAAGCCCAAGAAGAGGAGGAAGCGGCCGCACCCGAAGTGGTGGAAGATGCGGAAGAACGGGTGGGTCCACCGCCAGCAGCTGAGCCGATCGTTCCGGTGGCTGCCCACCAGCCCATTGAATCCGCACAGCTCACCAGCGAGGATGACAAGAAGTTCAAGCAACTGCTGGACGCCTTCAACACCAAGGTGAACGACATCCGTCGGAAGCGCCAGAAGGAAGAGAACGACAACTTGGCCGCGAAGCAAGCGCTCATGACCGAGCTCCGGGCGTTGATCGCCAACGAGGAGAACATCGGAAATGCCTTCCAGCGGTTCACCGAGATGGGCGACCAATGGAAACACATCGGCCCGATCCCGCAACAGAGCTATCGCGAACTGCAGCATGAGTACAGCCAGCTCCGCGAGGAATTCTTCTACCACATCAGGATCTACCAGGAGCTCCGCGACCATGATCTGCGAAAGAACACGGCGTTGAAGCAGGCATTGGTGGCGGACATGGAGGCCGTGCAGCGGGTGGACAGCGTGCGGGAGGCGGAGAACCTTGTGAAGGAATACCAGGACAAGTGGCACCAGATCGGCCCGGTGACCAAGGAAGACCGCGAGGCCGTCAGCGAAGCCTTCTGGAACGCCACCCGCGTGGTGTACGACCGCATCAACGACCACTACAAGGCCCGCCGTGCCGAGCACGAGACCAATTTGGCCGCCAAGCAGGCCCTGGTGGAGAAGGTGGCCGAACTGGGGAAGCAGGCCGAAAGCCTCTCGACCAACGAATGGAAAACGTTGACCGATCAGGTCCTGGAACTGCAGAACGCTTGGAAAAACATCGGTTTTGCCACCAAGAAGGACAACGAACGGATCTGGCGGGAGTTCCGCGATGCCTGCAACGTCTTCTTCGACAGGAAGAACGCGCACTATGCGGCCATCAAGGACCAGTACAAGGCCGTGCGGGTGAAGAAGGAAGCGCTCATCACCGAGGCCATCGAACTGAAGGACAGCACCGCGTGGCGGCAGACGGCGGACAAGTTGAAAGCCCTGCAACACCAATGGAAGGAGGCCGGCAGCGCGGGCCAGCGCGACGAGCACAAATTGTGGGGCCGCTTCCGCGAAGCCTGTGACGCCTTCTTCAAGGCCCGCAGCGCCTCCTTCGACCAGCAGGACGCCGAACAGGCGGAGCACGCCAAGGAAAAGGACGCCCTGATCGCCGAGATCGAGAACTTCACCCTCACCGGCGACCGCAACGCGGACATGGAAAGCCTGAAAGCCTTCAGCGGGCGCTGGCTCAATGGCGGCCGTATTTCACCAAAACATTACGACCGGCTGAGCACGCGCTACCGGACCGCCCTGGACAAGCAATACGGGCAATTGAAAATGAACGACGGGGAGCGGCGGAACATGTCGTTCCAGAACCGCGTGCAGGACATGGCCACCGCCCCGGACGGCAAGGAGCGCATAGAAAAAGAGAGCCGCTTCGTGAAGCGCAAGATCGAGGAGTTGGAGATCGAAGTGCGCCAAGGCGAGGAGAACATGGGCAAGTTCAATTTCAAGAGCGCTGCGGGCGCGGCCATGAAAAAAGACATGGAAGGCAAGTTGGACCGCACAAGGCAGGAGATCGACCGCTTGAAGACCCAGCACAAGCAGCTACGCGCCGAGATGCGGGCCGCACAGCCGGAAGAGGCCGCGAGCTCTTCCAACGAAGCCAACGCCTGA
- the mscL gene encoding large-conductance mechanosensitive channel protein MscL → MLKEFKEFAMKGNLVDIAVGFVMGAAFTRLVTSFTGGIVTPLISMITGDVKFDNLKLVLRDGIPEVKDAAGAVTTPGIAEVAVLYGDFLQATVDFIIVAFVMFMVVKAVNRMKTPEAAAAPAGPTDDQKLLMEIRDLLKK, encoded by the coding sequence ATGCTTAAGGAGTTCAAGGAGTTCGCGATGAAGGGCAACCTCGTCGACATCGCGGTCGGTTTCGTGATGGGTGCCGCCTTCACGCGCTTGGTAACCTCATTCACCGGTGGCATCGTCACCCCGCTGATCAGCATGATCACTGGCGATGTGAAGTTCGATAACCTGAAATTGGTGCTCCGCGATGGTATACCGGAGGTAAAGGATGCCGCAGGTGCCGTTACCACGCCCGGAATTGCAGAGGTGGCTGTGCTGTATGGCGACTTTCTACAAGCCACTGTGGATTTCATCATCGTCGCTTTCGTGATGTTCATGGTGGTGAAAGCCGTGAACCGGATGAAGACTCCCGAGGCAGCAGCCGCTCCTGCAGGCCCTACCGATGACCAGAAATTGTTGATGGAGATCCGCGACCTGCTGAAGAAGTAG